In Streptomyces capitiformicae, one genomic interval encodes:
- a CDS encoding DUF3817 domain-containing protein, producing the protein MDTKTASALRRLRLVSTPEAVSFLLLLVCSVLKRTTEFNAVPAMGMIHGILFILYVIFWADAWNRAKWGLKTAALYFILSILPTGGFFADRKLRREAENAVIASRARKERVVGA; encoded by the coding sequence TACGCCGCCTGCGCCTCGTCTCCACCCCCGAGGCCGTCTCCTTCCTGCTCCTGCTGGTCTGCTCGGTGCTGAAGCGGACCACGGAGTTCAACGCGGTGCCGGCGATGGGCATGATCCACGGCATACTCTTCATCCTGTACGTGATCTTCTGGGCCGACGCCTGGAACCGCGCCAAGTGGGGCCTCAAGACCGCCGCGCTCTACTTCATCCTCTCCATCCTGCCCACCGGCGGCTTCTTCGCCGACCGCAAGCTGCGCCGCGAGGCCGAGAACGCGGTGATCGCCTCCCGCGCCCGCAAGGAAAGGGTCGTGGGAGCGTAG